Proteins encoded within one genomic window of Vanrija pseudolonga chromosome 3, complete sequence:
- the Nf1_1 gene encoding Neurofibromin, translating to MPLRRASGHTSFNSPAGRVRSVDIQHADNPSLHDGGGQLTRPEMISGEQRVVQTLVKRLVDKLPCNSGIKLAILENDEGIKTTVESLLQISRLQLSVVAHTLASALDTLAKLYAAVPLVDVPLDTIQSQLFILHILLMCLSESWRINTAASPYQPSELPQCWPDPAPLDDNLARHLLGILVSYTRLISQDNSGQLGIPVPLSSKDGKSASSSTVNSWNRQVSPSSTAFSLGAQFIQQHSYPAASGKAPPPVSESLLAPTASTTATAIAQVTRYTARIIFFLSASNWPLVLSRIKARVAHLTTTLEENPELIELRLLEWSNVDFSRLAQVLQDWQQPIQHVKRPAQTALANALRKAIWNWIDVYPYEYQQLIEGKRKLDSADIIFEAISGSSEASASGKRGKTYYPFLAMLLVLSPDSLRKVALGETGRTSGLSKKANFIESLRKGLTQAKSFEACVICAVDLVRAALSCSPRLEGSGIRTLLPDLHNDLKNALFYSSLTSEITDASVLVDGLVALYRYTPSLTTSLIFPKLWNDSADAYKMIGVRACTIIVTEGQRLPWYPPVHELRPDVAPSVRVILKSQTNALIGNKSKGLPIRGSIDLTGSQTDLIWEVLNLMALDPAFAFDGAGDSNDTLGQTLVVISSLTSTLCPMTIRAQAAKTNIAILERLLDSMGVDAPRAAMAANSAVPIWQILIDASRQLLVDFHMGNVSDLALIAGAFRQTVLTVWKAATTMPDIMTKAPNARAAVLVAKVATITSLIGPDVQQTNMASQSLRALSKLVLLVRSGISNSQAQLDEITDHSTMLAELASLPPATGRQLQQRAIRRVIKQHIRASTLLSTIWIGLNARATALAAKIAKAEASESNGDRDSRRRMLSADIVGLNEDESKEWQNLIAFLCSTSSVALQDNIAPVTVTDTLGKGVLPRVYEEPIDLTAHVESFIRQSVDLLISSSIHVREAAKDALGTELPLGLSRVLILQMTKLLSHAFVPGGVAASETFTIYVDQAIAVLKSTVERVSPGDNGVQVEMGELLYLIAQYTHRLGREDYQMRIKQRYCQLIEVVLNRPDFAILGNNNKLRNAVLEWMCEWSIESFRDGEGSKNLVGNDRIQRDLDHACLRAMIPVTDNLIIKPPGAESEDTQLVVKSRLFYRYYHMLVRVLERSANSAETESSHVATSVSGLSMKVSNTETYPALAIQVLSNLLSANIDVGLKHCLTLGYHDDPTIRTAFMQLISNILQQDTRFGGLATKTGITAPKAYFEALTSPNLALAMAMCDVCPPGEVDEVSLMLFRVFEAKGSLLSLMKLLIEREVSQTNHESELFRANSITTRLLTMFGRAYGYNYCRSTLQPLIHHLEEKPPECSFELDPSKVPEEEIGRNAEHLRLMCQALLEVIYTSADNAPVMFKALCHHIWDSVEDRFPDSRHSAVGSFLFLRFLCPAIVAPEAMDLDVNPDTRDTRRALLLITKVVQNLANNVLFGNKEAHMKVLNPFLSENIRQVTKFLSELAVRPRSWEVAQAIKTFQEEAERNLDTDGDNMLIQRFVFRHIARLETSLENMPQTFRGRSNDRNIRLELDGRAAAASLRLLMEETGPPVDFTRLSSNARNQVFDDFMRHNADRSTESVDGVFYEGPANQNQRRIFYFIVSRVTYIDYDLLAYHIFSKIANIAEPFDLVIDLTDFSPSTELPSAWLRRAIQMAPPSLWGHVATIALYNPNSYARKRVRRIIAELPAVGNGFTKNIVGASSPAELAEFVPFTTLMLPEHTLALAFEADHVFTNLLWLADHESQMPVVVKLGDDCLQVASWRKQDITPTVKSYIIDVVNLKDVNDVILGQGAGAGVGGGPASDQLVVKHSQNQTVTFISRKRGEMAQIIRSARSRLRESPSTEDRVLRPSDVPGTLLNVALLNLSSNDETLRMGAYGLVHELSQFFKFDLSSLVTPVSAGLLIPGNSLEFVYKLSKLLASSAPNLTLEFLKEWIIGFTKADLPQKTACLHYVPPWLANLELFAKPTRDDGVEPIKQVIEIIRNLISLTATEKKRLHLSFQEHVWSVIGKSHDALVDLVVSELLNYAFAAGPGSERAENAAEILVSLSSTAVKGKLIVRLRKTISQTYSTPTNNLTENNAWTEIIILARLNLALTFSPQSPLDTQVFLPELLFCIVLLAGVGPVLMRQTVYGLTMSIVQSLSISFSGGDMDTTTLHHLLKRLQQPEMINAFGLQQMAYNFELSGLSQNDQYGNLYLDSLDLVIKFLMDVLSAGAPTTDCANAWRARWTGLIASTAFQHNPATQSQCFLALGHLASEEADDDLVFQTLGSLRTSVHKLNETNTVHVISVLRSLTRLLPGLSRRSKYPPIFFWLAVGLMEVSYIPIFAPALELLLSTLRHMEGEGLFANGIFEYLLPVRRRYIEAARNLDQVCGVSFDTNPYFSLVAVVYKGVRHPNTRKLTIVTLTELLRLSSSIRLEPIEEDAPLIGSRSVAFFTSLLPIAAAQASDLKGLFTAAGVDVAEEELRDLSTLSVFDLLSIPDNSTALLLVTLIVTMLHSASTDTERLVLYRLLAEASIEMPDVVALAYDSLIPRMAGVMGSTSSTAILSAVTVIMERAMADASYSFAPVPIAGNESTQSLHQKNFSTSINNSAAPMPVVTPHGTREQVLDDLGMRGLNDMSFQPGSADRLTGIGNWVGQLIEAICEVPK from the exons ATGCCGCTCCGACGGGCCTCTGGTCACACATCCTTTAATTCACCCGCCGGTCGCGTTCGCTCGGTAGACATTCAGCATGCCGACAACCCTTCCCtccacgacggcgggggACAACTTACAAGGCCAGAAATGATATCGGGCGAGCAGAGGGTGGTCCAGACGCTCGTAAAGCGTTTGGTTGATAAA CTGCCATGCAATTCCGGTATCAAACTCGCCATCTTGGAGAATGACGAAGGTATCAAGACGACGGTCGAGAGCTTGCTCCAGATCTCCCGACTGCAACTCTCGGTCGTCGCACACACGCTGGCCAGTGCCCTCGACACCCTTGCCAAG CTGTATGCCGCTGtgcccctcgtcgacgttCCGCTGGACACGATTCAATCTCAGCTCTTCATCCTTCACATCCTGTTAATGTGCCTTTCCGAGTCATGGCGCATCAACACTGCAGCCTCCCCATACCAGCCATCAGAACTTCCGCAATGCTGGCCAGATCCCGCTCCTTTGGACGACAACCTCGCGCGCCATCTCCTCGGCATCTTGGTTTCCTACACTCGCTTGATCTCGCAAGACAACAGTGGGCAGTTGGGGATCCCAGTGCCGCTGTCTAGCAAGGACGGGAAGTCGGCTTCCAGCTCAACAGTCAACTCGTGGAACCGACAAGtcagcccgagctcgactgcCTTCTCTCTTGGTGCTCAGTTCATTCAGCAGCACTCGTACCCAGCAGCGTCAGGAAAGGCCCCTCCTCCGGTCTCCGAGTCTCTGTTAGCGCCAACAGCGTCCACAACGGCGACCGCAATTGCCCAGGTGACCAGGTACACGGCCCGCATCATCTTCTTCCTCTCGGCTTCCAACTGGCCCTTGGTTCTGTCGCGTATCAAGGCCAGGGTGGCCCACCTGACGACGACTCTGGAAGAAAATCCAGAGCTGATCGAGTTGCGGCTCCTCGAATGGTCCAATGTCGACTTCTCTCGTCTCGCGCAGGTGCTCCAGGACTGGCAGCAGCCGATCCAGCATGTCAAGCGTCCGGCCCAGACTGCTTTGGCAAATGCGTTGCGGAAAGCCATCTGGAACTGGATCGATGTCTACCCATACGAGTACCAGCAGCTCATTGAAGGCAAACGCAAGCTTGACAGCGCTGATATCATCTTCGAGGCCATCTCTGGCTCGAGCGAGGCTTCGGCCAGTGGCAAGCGCGGCAAGACGTACTACCCATTCCTGGCCATGTTGCTCGTCctctcgcccgactcgcttCGAAAGGTCGCTCTGGGCGAGACTGGCCGAACAAGCGGCTTGAGCAAGAAGGCCAATTTCATTGAAAGTCTTCGCAAGGGCTTGACACAGGCCAAGTCTTTCGAGGCTTGTGTCATTTGTGCCGTCGATCTGGTTCGCGCAGCCCTGTCGTGCAGCCCACGGCTTGAGGGCTCTGGTATCAGGACTCTTCTACCAGACTTGCACAACGACCTCAAG AATGCCCTCTTCTACTCGTCCTTGACATCAGAAATCACCGACGCCAGCGTGCTGGTGGATGGACTCGTTGCCCTTTACCGCTACACCCCGAGCCTCACAACATCCCTCATCTTCCCGAAACTGTGGAACGACTCTGCGGACGCCTACAAGATGATTGGAGTGCGAGCCTGCACCATTATCGTGACAGAGGGCCAGCGCTTGCCTTGGTACCCGCCTGTCCACGAGCTGCGGCCAGATGTTGCCCCATCCGTCCGTGTCATTCTCAAG TCCCAGACCAACGCGCTGATAGGCAACAAATCCAAGGGTCTGCCGATTCGTGGAAGCATTGACCTCACGGGATCACAGACCGACTTGATTTGGGAGGTTCTCAACCTGATGGCTCTGGACCCGGCGTTCGCATTCGATGGCGCTGGTGACTCAAACGACACTCTGGGACAGACGTTGGTTGTCATTTCGTCGTTGACAAGCACGCTCTGCCCCATGACGATTCGTGCACAGGCGGCCAAGACAAACATTGCAATCCTGGAGAGACTCCTCGACTCCATGGGTGTTGATGCTCCTCGGGCTGCTATGGCTGCCAACTCGGCTGTCCCCATCTGGCAGATCCTTATCGACGCCAGCCGACAGTTGCTTGTCGATTTCCACATGGGCAACGTGTCCGACCTCGCTCTCATTGCAGGCGCATTCCGGCAAACAGTGCTCACAGTCTGGAAGgctgcgacgacgatgccCGACATCATGACCAAGGCACCAAACGCACGAGCAGCTGTTTTGGTTGCTAAAGTCGCCACGATTACGAGCTTGATCGGTCCAGATGTCCAGCAGACAAACATGGCGTCGCAGTCACTCCGTGCTCTCAGCAAGTTGGTCCTCCTCGTTCGGTCTGGTATCAGCAATAGCCAGGCCCAGCTGGACGAGATTACGGATCATTCGACGATGCTGGCTGAGCTCGCAAGTTTGCCTCCTGCCACTGGTCGCCAGCTGCAGCAACGCGCCATCCGGAGGGTCATCAAGCAGCACATCCGTGCCTCCACCCTGCTCAGCACCATCTGGATTGGATTGAATGCCCGTGCTACGGCCCTTGCCGCCAAAATCGCAAAGGCCGAGGCGTCTGAAAGCAACGGCGACCGCGACAGTCGCCGTCGAATGCTGAGTGCTGACATTGTCGGGCTGAACGAA GACGAATCTAAGGAGTGGCAGAATCTCATCGCGTTCCTGTGCAGCACCAGCAGTGTCGCCCTTCAGGACAATATCGCCCCTGTCACTGTGACGGACACTCTGGGCAAAGGTGTCTTGCCCCGAGTGTACGAGGAGCCCATCGACCTCACTGCGCATGTGGAGTCGTTTATCCGCCAGTCGGTCGACCTTTTGATCAGCAGCTCTATCCACGTTCGTGAAGCGGCCAAGGATGCCCTGGGAACTGAGCTGCCTCTGGGCCTGAGCCGAGTCCTGATTCTTCAGATGACCAAGCTCTTGTCTCATGCGTTCGTGCCCGGTGGTGTGGCCGCCTCTGAGACTTTCACGATTTACGTCGACCAGGCCATTGCTGTGCTCAAGTCGACAGTCGAGCGCGTTAGTCCTGGTGACAACGGCGTTCAGGTGGAAATGGGCGAGCTCCTGTACCTGATCGCCCAGTACACGCACCGATTGGGCCGGGAGGACTACCAGATGCGCATCAAGCAGAGATACTGCCAGCTCATCGAGGTTGTGCTCAACAGGCCAGACTTTGCGATCCttggcaacaacaacaagctcCGAAACGCTGTGCTCGAGTGGATGTGCGAGTGGTCCATCGAATCGTTCAgagacggcgagggcagcaAGAATCTTGTGGGCAACGACAGGATACAGCGGGATCTCGACCACGCCTGTCTGCGGGCCATGATCCCCGTCACCGACAACCTGATCATCAAGCCACCTGGTGCCGAGTCGGAAGACACCCAGCTTGTTGTCAAATCGCGTCTGTTCTACCGCTACTACCACATGCTGGTGCGAGTCCTGGAGAGGTCTGCAAACTCGGCGGAGACCGAGTCTTCGCATGTCGCCACCTCGGTCTCTGGTCTCAGCATGAAGGTGTCCAACACGGAAACGTACCCCGCACTCGCCATTCAGGTCTTGTCCAACCTCCTGTCCGCCAACATCGACGTTGGTCTGAAGCACTGCCTGACGCTCGGCTACCACGACGACCCCACGATCCGCACAGCCTTCATGCAGCTGATCTCCAACATTCTCCAGCAAGACACTCGTTTCGGTGGTCTTGCAACCAAGACTGGCATCACGGCACCCAAGGCCTACTTTGAAGCCCTCACTTCCCCAAACCTTGCATTGGCCATGGCAATGTGCGACGTGTGCCCGCCCGGCGAAGTGGACGAAGTGTCATTGATGCTCTTCCGCGTTTTCGAGGCCAAGGGCAGCCTCCTGAGCTTGATGAAGCTCCTCATCGAACGCGAGGTGTCTCAGACCA ACCACGAGTCCGAGCTGTTCCGCGCCAACTCGATCACGACAAGACTGCTCACCATGTTTGGTCGTGCGTACGGCTACAACTACTGCCGATCAACATTACAACCACTTATCCACCACTTGGAGGAGAAGCCACCAGAGTGCTCGTTTGAGCTGGACCCGTCCAAGGTtcccgaggaggagattggcCGCAATGCCGAGCACCTTCGGCTCATGTGCCAGGCACTTCTCGAGGTCATCTACACGTCTGCGGACAACGCCCCGGTCATGTTCAAGGCACTCTGCCATCACATCTGGGACTCTGTCGAGGACCGTTTCCCCGACTCGCGTCACTCGGCGGTCGGTTCGTTCCTGTTCCTGCGCTTCTTGTGCCCTGCCATCGTTGCCCCTGAGGCCATGGACCTGGACGTCAACCCCGACACTAGGGACACGCGccgtgcgctgctgctgatcACCAAGGTCGTGCAGAACTTGGCCAACAATGTCCTGTTCGGCAACAAGGAGGCCCACATGAAGGTGCTGAACCCGTTCCTGTCTGAGAACATTCGACAGGTCACAAAGTTCCTCTCAGAGCTGGCAGTCCGGCCAAGGAGTTGGGAGGTGGCGCAGGCCATCAAGACCTTCCAagaggaggcggagcgcaACCTCGACACGGACGGTGACAACATGCTAATCCAGCGATTCGTCTTCAGGCACATTGCTCGCTTGGAAACTTCGCTGGAGAACATGCCGCAAACGTTCCGCGGGCGGTCAAACGATCGCAACATtcgtctcgagctcgacggcagAGCTGCGGCCGCATCGCTTCGCCTCCTTATGGAGGAGACTGGCCCGCCCGTCGACTTTACTCGCCTGAGCTCGAACGCACGCAACCAGGTCTTTGACGACTTTATGCGCCACAATGCCGACCGAAGCACCGAGAGCGTCGATGGCGTCTTCTACGAAGGCCCTGCGAACCAGAACCAGAGACGAATCTTCTACTTCATCGTCTCGCGTGTCACATACATCGACTATGATCTCTTGGCGTACCACATCTTCTCCAAGATTGCGAACATTGCCGAGCCTTTCGACCTTGTCATCGACTTGACCGATTTCTCGCCGTCCACCGAGTTGCCTTCGGCCTGGCTTCGCCGTGCCATCCAAATGGCTCCGCCGTCGCTGTGGGGCCACGTCGCGACCATCGCGCTGTACAACCCCAACTCGTACGCCCGCAAGCGTGTGCGCCGCATCATCGCCGAGCTTCCAGCTGTCGGCAACGGCTTTACGAAGAACATTGTTGGAGCTAGCAGccctgccgagctcgccgagtttGTTCCGTTCACGACGCTTATGCTTCCGGAGCATACGCTGGCGCTTGCCTTTGAAGCCGACCATGTCTTCACCAACTTgctctggctggctgaccaCGAAAGCCAGATGCCAGTCGTCGTGAAGCTGGGCGACGATTGCCTCCAAGTGGCCTCGTGGCGCAAGCAGGACATTACTCCTACCGTCAAGTCATACAtcatcgacgtcgtcaaCCTCAAGGACGTCAACGACGTTATCCTTGGTCAAGGCGCGGGAGCAGGCGTGGGAGGGGGGCCAGCCTCAGACCAGCTTGTGGTCAAGCACTCTCAGAACCAAACGGTCACGTTCATCTCGCGTAAGCGTGGCGAGATGGCGCAGATCATCCGCTCGGCACGCAGTCGCCTCCGAGAGTCGCCATCGACGGAGGACCGTGTTCTCAGGCCCAGCGACGTCCCAGGCACTCTGTTGAATGTCGCGCTCCTGAACCTTTCGTCGAATGACGAGACGTTGCGCATGGGGGCGTACGGTCTTGTTCACGAGCTCTCTCAGTTCTTCAAGTTTGACCTGTCGTCTCTCGTCACCCCGGTGTCCGCCGGCCTCCTCATTCCTGGAAACTCGCTCGAGTTCGTCTACAAGCTTAGCAAGCTTctcgccagctcggcgccgaaccTCACCCTCGAGTTCCTCAAGGAGTGGATCATTGGCTTCACAAAGGCAGACCTGCCTCAGAAGACGGCCTGCCTTCACTACGTGCCCCCTTGGCTTGCCAACCTGGAACTGTTCGCCAAGCCGACTCGAGACGACGGCGTTGAACCTATCAAGCAAGTCATCGAGATCATCCGCAACTTGATTTCGTTGACGGCAACGGAGAAGAAGCGCCTCCACCTGTCCTTCCAAGAGCACGTCTGGAGCGTTATCGGCAAGTCCCACGACGCTCTGGTTGATCTCGTGGTCTCGGAGCTGCTTAACTATGCCTTTGCTGCCGGACCTGGCTCGGAGAGAGCGGAGAACGCTGCCGAGATTCTCGTCTCGCTCAGCTCTACTGCTGTCAAGGGCAAGCTCATTGTCCGTCTGCGCAAGACCATTTCGCAGACCTACTCTACGCCTACCAACAACCTCACCGAGAACAATGCGTGGACTGAGATCATCATTCTGGCGCGCCTCAACCTCGCGCTCACGTTCAGCCCGCAGTCGCCTCTCGATACGCAGGTCTTCCTTCCGGAGCTCCTGTTCTGTATTGTGCTCCTCGCCGGAGTCGGCCCCGTTCTCATGCGGCAGACAGTCTATGGCTTGACCATGAGCATTGTTCAGTCCTTGTCGATTTCATTCTCGGGTGGCGACATGGACACAACCACACTCCACCACCTGCTCAAGAGACTGCAGCAACCCGAGATGATCAACGCATTCGGCCTCCAGCAGATGGCGTACAACTTTGAGCTCTCGGGTCTCTCCCAGAACGACCAGTATGGCAATTTGtacctcgactcgctcgacctcgttATCAAGTTCTTGATGGACGTCCTCTCGGCTGGTGCGCCGACTACCGACTGCGCCAAcgcctggcgcgctcgctggACCGGCTTGatcgcctcgaccgccttcCAGCACAACCCTGCCACGCAGTCGCAGTGTttccttgccctcggccacctggcgagcgaggaggctGACGACGACCTAGTCTTCCAGACTCTTGGCTCCCTCAGGACCAGCGTTCACAAGCTCAACGAGACCAACACGGTTCACGTCATATCAGTGCTTCGCAGTCTGACGAGGCTGCTACCTGGCTTGTCACGTCGCAGCAAGTACCCTCCAATCTTCTTCTGGCTTGCAGTTGGCCTCATGGAGGTGTCGTACATCCCCATCTTTGCGCCagccctcgagctgcttctcAGCACCCTTCGGCAcatggagggcgagggcttgTTCGCCAACGGCATCTTCGAGTACCTCCTTCCTGTGCGCCGCCGGTACATTGAGGCTGCGCGCAACCTCGACCAGGTGTGCGGCGTGAGCTTTGACACGAACCCGTACTTCTCCCTCGTGGCGGTTGTCTACAAGGGTGTTCGCCATCCCAACACGCGCAAGCTTACGATTGTGACTCTGACCGAGTTGCTGCGACTCTCGAGCTCAATTCGTCTCGAGCCGATCGAGGAGGATGCGCCATTGATTGGGTCGCGCAGCGTTGCGTTCTTCACCTCCCTGCTTCCCATTGCAGCCGCGCAGGCGAGCGACCTCAAGGGGCTGTTCACTGCCGCTGGTGTcgatgtcgccgaggaggagttGCGTGACCTGTCGACGTTGTCGGTCTTTGACCTCTTGAGCATTCC GGACAACTCGACTGCTCTACTTCTTGTCACTCTTATTGTGACCATGCTGCACTCGGCAAGCACCGACACGGAGCGACTTGTTCTTTACAGACTgctggccgaggcgagcaTTGAGATGCCCGATGTCGTGGCTCTTGC CTACGACTCGTTGATCCCCCGAATGGCGGGTGTGATGGGCTCGACATCGTCGACTGCGATTCTGTCGGCCGTCACGGTCATCATGGAGCGAGCAATGGCAGACGCGTCCTACTCGTTCGCGCCGGTACCGATTGCGGGCAACGAGTCGACGCAGTCGCTCCACCAAAAGAACTTCTCGACGTCGATCAACAACTCTGCTGCGCCGATGCCTGTGGTGACTCCCCACggcacgcgcgagcaggTGCTGGACGACCTTGGCATGAGAGGTCTGAACGACATGTCGTTCCAGCCCGGCTCTGCCGACCG CCTCACTGGCATTGGCAACTGGGTTGGGCAGCTCATTGAGGCTATCTGCGAGGTGCCAAAGTGA